A stretch of DNA from Microbacterium sp. LWS13-1.2:
GCGCCGTCGTAGCCGAGGTTCGGCGCCGATTCGCGGCATCCGCCCGCGTGTCGTAAGCTTGTCGGCGGTGACGTGTCCGAGCGGCCGAAGGTGCAACTCTCGAAAAGTTGTGTAGGGTAACCCCCTACCGTGGGTTCAAATCCCACCGTCACCGCCAATTGTCCTGAGTCGCGACATCGTTTACGAACGAGTCGCGACTCAGGACTTTTTTGTGGGTTCGTGGGGTTGACGGTGACGCTTGCTCGGTGAGTCGGGTCATCGTTGACGGCGCGTCTCATGGCTTCCGGGGTTGGTAGTCCCGGGTCGGGTCGATGGTGTGCTCGGCGATGATTTCGCCGGTGTTCGCGTTGCTGGTGACGATGTCGCGGTCGTGGATCAGCATGAGCACGGGTGTGCCGGTGTGGGCTTTGCCGATGCCGAGGTGTCGGAGTTTGCCGGCGTAGCGGATGGTGACTTTGCCGTGCGTGTCGACCTTGTCGGTGCGGGAGCGCCATTCTGTGGTCCGCGGACCGGTGGGGGTGGCTTTCGGGAGTGCGGTGTAGGCCTCGAGGGGTGTTCGGCGGCCGACGGATCGGTGTGGGCGTTTCGTGTTGTACCAGTTCTGGAACTCGGTCAGCAGCTGCTGGAGGTCGTCGATCGTGGCGGGCAGTGGTCGGGCGGCGAGGAAGCGTTTCAGGGTCTGGTGGAATCTCTCGATCTTCCCTTGGGTTTGCGGGTGTCCGGGGCGGCCGTTCTTCTGGGTGATGCCGTGCGCGGCGATGAGTTTCTCGAACCCGCCGCGGGCGCCCTTGTGGCGTGCGAGGCGGGTGGTGAACACGAGCCCGTTGTCGGTGAGGGTGGACATCGGTGGTCCGTATCGGCTGATCAGCTCGGTCATCGCGTGACGACCATGGGCCCGGTGAACGCGGGCGCGGCGCGGATGTCGAGGAGGAGCCGGGAGTGGTCGTCGAGGAAGTCGAGGATCTCGACCCGGGTGCCGGAGGCGAGGAGCCAGTGGGTGATGTCGGCTTGCCAGCACTCGTTGGGCAGATCAGCTTGGAAGCGGATGTAGGAGCTGCGGGGGCGCTTCTCGGGTGCCGGGGTGATCAGGGCTTCGGCGTGCAGGATGCGGCGGATCGTGGCCGTCGAGGGCACCCGGAAGCCCGCCTGCTCAAGGTGCCAGGCGATGGTGGCAGGGCCGGCGTCCGCGCCTTGAGCGACCAGCTCCCGACGCAACTGGACGATCCGCTCGCGGATCACCGGCGGCGTGGCCCCGGGACGGGTCTGCGGAGCCCGCGAACGCGGTGCGACACCGTCGGGTCCTTCGGCGTCGTAACGGCGGACGAGTGTATGGACCCATTGTCGGGTCACGCCGAATCGGGCAGCGGCCTCGGCATGGGAGAGACCTTGTTCACGGACGGCACGGACGATGACGAGGTTCTTCGGTTTCACGCCCCATCGTGTCCGCGGTCCCCGTCAGCGATGTCGCGACTCACCGGTCAACGATCACGGGCCCCGCGGTGTCAACGATGTCGCGACTCAGCCGTCAACGATCACGAGCGGAATCCGCGCGATCAGCTGTCAACGATGTCCTGAAACCCGACACCACCGTCACCGCCAGAAAGCCCCCGTTTATCGGGGTTTTCTGCCGGGATGGCTTTCGGGGACACTGGCGCGGCGTATTCTTTCCCCTTCCCTCCCGACGACGTGCTTGAAGTGTTTGAATCCGCGTGATTCCGAGGCTTGCGGGCTCCCTACCGTGGGCATCTGTCCCATCGTCACCCGTCACGACCGACGAACTCATGGATGGTCACTACACCGCGTGGGCTGTGCGATGGACGAGATTCGCGCCCCATCGTTCGTTGGGAATCGTCCCTCAGTCGTTTCTTTACGGAGTGCGCAGGGTCGGACCCGATGTTCCTGGGTCAGGCAGCGGCGTCTGGGAGGTTTCGTTCTGCGATGAACAGCACGACGAGGAGGCCACCAACGATCGCCAGCGCGCACATCGGGGAGAGCATGCGCCGAACACCGACATCGCGGGCACCGCGCTCGCGGCGCGGCGCGGCGCTGCCGTGGATTCGTTAACAGTGGATCGCGAAGCCCTGGATGCGGTTTGGGTGGGGCTGGAGCATGGATCACGTCCACCTGGCTGAAAACCACTCCGAACGAAGGAGCCATTATGGCACCCACCCTCGACATCCCCGGCATGCGGGGCAGGCTCGCCGTCGTCACGGGCGCGAGCGACGGGATCGGTCTGAACATCGCGCTACGTCTCGCAGCGGCCGGTACCGACGTCATAACCCCCGTACGATCAGCGGCGAAGGGCGAGAAGGCGCTGTCGCGTATCCGTCAGGAAGTGTCCAGCGCGAAGGTGTCCGCCCGCTCGCTGGACCTCTCGTCACTCGATTCGGTAGCCGCGCTGGTGCAGGAGCTGACTAAGGAGGGGCGGCCGATCGACCTCCTCATCAACAACGCCGGCGTGATGACCCCGCCCAATCGGCAGGTCACTAAGGACGGATTCGAGCTGCAGTTCGGCACGAACCACCTCGGTCACTTTGCCCTAACCCTCGGATTGCTGCCGCTGCTGCGCGCGGGTCGCGCACGCGTCACGCACCAGACGAGCATCGCGGCTCGCAACGGCGAGGTGCTGTTCGACGACCTCAACTCCGAGCGCGACTACGACGCGATGAAGGCGTACAGGTCGTCCAAAATAGCCGTCGCTCTCTTCGCCCGCGAGCTCGACGCCCGCAGCCGCAGGGACGATTGGGGGATCTCCAGCAACCTGTCCCACCCGGGGGTATCGCCGACCAACCTGCTGAACGCGCAGCCCGGGCTCGGGCGCGACCGTGAGCTGGGGGGCCGTCGTGTCATCCGATTCCTCTCTCGAATCGGCATCACCGGTACCCCCGAGTCGGCGGCGCTGCCGGCCCTCATGGCCGCCACCGACCCGTCTGCCCGCGGTGATGAGTTCTACGGCCCGCGGCGCACCGTTGGCGGCCCCCCGGCCAGAGTGTCACTGTGGACTCCCTTCGCCAGCATGGAGAACGCCCCGCGGGTGTGGGATGCCTCCGAGGCCCTCGTCGGCGCGCGCTTCGCCGTCTGACCCTCGCCGATCTGGAGACAAACGATGGACTAAGGCCTGCACGTTCGCTGATCTCCCGTCTATGCTCCGCCGACGCGTTGGATGCTGACGCCCGCTGCGCTGGGGAGATGGACGATGGAGCCAGGCCGGACTTGAGGCACCATGCGTCAGGTCGCAGTCTCGGACGGCAAGGCGCTCACGGTGCAGATTCAATCCGGGGCCAGTCCCGGCCGGCCAGCGGCCCGGCGAGCTGGCGGACCGACGCCTCCGCGCGGATTCTCCCGCAGCATATCGACGCCCAGCTCGGGAACTACACAGCTGCCACAGTCCAGTCCGCCCACCGTTACAACGTCACCAACGTCCCTGCCCGCTGTATCTAGTCCAGCGCGGGACTACTCCTCTGCGTGGCCGCCAGCGCAGGCGCCAAAGCTCGAAGGGAGAGTTCGAAGGCCGCGTTCACGCGGTCGACGTCTTGCGTCGCGGCGAGATCGAGGTGTAGTCCGCGCACGATGCCCAAGACGAGGGTTGTCAGATTGCGGGCGCGGTCCAGATCGTGGCCCTGAGCGATGAGCGCATCCTCGAAGGGTGTCATCCACTCCTCGACGACGGAGTTAGCAAACCACTCGTACCGATCGGGGTGTCGAAGAGCCAGCCCGTATAGCTCGAAAAGGAAGGCGAACTGGCGCATGTACTCCGGCGTGAGCCACATCTGCCACAGTGCCCGCAAAACCTCTGCCGGGTCGCCCGCGGTGGCTCGCCAGAGCTCTTGCAGGGCCGTGACCATGCGGGCCTGCAGATCGCGGCAGATCTCGTGGATGAGCTCATCCTTACTACCGAACTGGCGCACGAGCGACGTGATCGATGTGCCGATCGCCTGCGCCAGCGGGCGCAGCGTGAGTTCGGCCACGCCGGTCTCCAGCGCGTACTCGGTGGCGGCGTGCAGGAGTGCGGGGCGGTGGTTCTCCCACCGTTTGGCGCGACCGTCAACGGCGAGAGCCGGTTCGCGCCCCGTTTCCGTCACCGTCTCAGTGTACGAGCGAGCAACCCGCTCTTTACCGAATCGATCGTTTCGGATACTGTCGGTTCAACAACGCGAAGGAGGTGTGGCATGAACACCCGAACACTTGCCATCACAAACGTCACTCTCATCGACGGTCTGGGCGGGCACCCGTTGACCCCATCGACGGTTCTCGTCACGGACGGTCGATTCACGACCGCCGGCCGTTCCGCCGATGTGCAGATCCCGGCCGGCGCCGAGATCATCGACGGCACGGGACGGTGGATGACCCCTGGCTTCGTGAACGGCAACGTGCACTTGCTCGATGCATGGATGTTCATGGTCGGTCCAGGCACGATCGAGTACCTCGCCCGGTGGGAGGGGCGCTACGTGGAGGTGATCGAGGAGGCTGCACAGCTGGTGCTTCGCAACGGCGTAACGACGGTCTTTGACACTTATAACGCCGTCGAGCACGTCCTTGCGGCGCGTGATCGCATCGACGCGGGTCGCTCGCAGGGCGCCCGCATCTACGCAGCCGGTGCCATCGTCGGAATGGGTGGCCCCTTCAGCGCCGACTTCCACTTCGCCGGCCGTCGCGCCGCCACGCAGACGTTC
This window harbors:
- a CDS encoding SDR family oxidoreductase — translated: MAPTLDIPGMRGRLAVVTGASDGIGLNIALRLAAAGTDVITPVRSAAKGEKALSRIRQEVSSAKVSARSLDLSSLDSVAALVQELTKEGRPIDLLINNAGVMTPPNRQVTKDGFELQFGTNHLGHFALTLGLLPLLRAGRARVTHQTSIAARNGEVLFDDLNSERDYDAMKAYRSSKIAVALFARELDARSRRDDWGISSNLSHPGVSPTNLLNAQPGLGRDRELGGRRVIRFLSRIGITGTPESAALPALMAATDPSARGDEFYGPRRTVGGPPARVSLWTPFASMENAPRVWDASEALVGARFAV
- a CDS encoding TetR/AcrR family transcriptional regulator, yielding MTETGREPALAVDGRAKRWENHRPALLHAATEYALETGVAELTLRPLAQAIGTSITSLVRQFGSKDELIHEICRDLQARMVTALQELWRATAGDPAEVLRALWQMWLTPEYMRQFAFLFELYGLALRHPDRYEWFANSVVEEWMTPFEDALIAQGHDLDRARNLTTLVLGIVRGLHLDLAATQDVDRVNAAFELSLRALAPALAATQRSSPALD